The window TCCATGGCGGAATCTTTCCCGCCCATTGCTACTGGTTCATCAATTGCAATCTTGTGCTTGCCTGCCACTAAATCGGTTCGCATTCCATTTCCGATTCCTTCTACTTTAACCATCATTTGTTGTCCCATTCTATTCACTCCTCACGCTAATCATACGCTCGCCATTTCCCGAAGTTTTTTCGCAGCCTCTGCCATTGCTTTTAGCTTTTCGAATGCTACTTCATCACTATTCATTGGACGCTGTGCAAAGGTCCCAAATCCACAGTCCGGATTTAAAAAGATTTTATCATCTGGCACTATCGCTCTTATCTCTTCTACGCGTGCGACAATATCATCGGCAGATTCAACATCGACAGTTCTAGGATTGATGACTCCAAACCCTAGTGTTTTGCCGCCAATATTTCTAATGGCATCAATTTCACCAGCCCTGGGTGTCGCATATTCAAGTGCCAGCTGGTCAACATTTGCCTTTTCCAAATAAGGAATTAATGGAAAGTACGGACCACGCAACAAAATTTCATCTTGCGTGCTCCAGTTCCCGCGGCATATATGAACGCCAATGGTTGTGCCTCTTCCCAGCATTCCATTAGTAACTTTATTAATCAGCTCTAAAGCAAATGCCAACTCCTCTTCTGCATCCGCTTTGGCCGTTAGCGCTCCGCACATGAACGTTCGGTTTGCATTTTTTTTTGTAAATACAACTTCTGTTAGGACAGGCTCATCAAATTGGACAAACTGCACTCCCGCCGCAATGAGGTCCTCCAGTTCTTCACGCAAGACACTTACAATATCTTTGGACAAATCCTCTTTTGTTGGATACGCATCAGTCGACAACCCTTCAATCCACATTGACCTTGTTAACAAATAGGGACCAGGCAGCGTCACTTTAACCGCCTTGTCTGTATGTTGCTTTAAAAATAAAAAGTCATCTAATGCGAGAGGTTTTTTGCGGCTGATCTTGCCCGTCGCGGCAGGATTGGACATTGAAAAAGCCGGAACATCCAGCGTTCCTAATATTTCTTCAAAACTTGATTTATCCTCTACATAATCCAGCAACTCGGAAACACTTAGCATACGGACATTGTTCAAATGTTCAGCTACAAATGAAATATAATTGTCCCGCCGTTGTTCACCATCAGAAACAATATCAACTCCTGCCTCTTCTTGCCACTTCAGGCATTGAAGGACTGCTTGATTTGCAACCGTCTGAAATTCTTCATCCGTTATTCGCCCTGCACGCTTATCACGCAAGGCTCTCTGAACCTCTTTCGAGCGCGGCCAGCTGCCAATGACTGTTACAGGAAATTTGGGTAAAACCATTTATATTACCTCCTCAATACACAATCTTGAATTGTATATTGATGTTGATTGATTGGGTCAGAGTTTGATAAATCGGAGACCGTTCAAGCGTTGTTTCCCAAAGTCTTTCTAATTCCTCTTCTAGCTTTGGTGATGAAACATAAAAAGTCCCGCTAATCTCCTGAATCGCCGGACTTCCTCCATCCTCTAACTCCAAATGAAAAAGAACATTTCCCAATCCGGCTTTAATGGAAACTTCCAATTGATCAATTTCAATATTTCTTCTAGACGCTTGAGCCTTGAAGCCAACCGCTAAATCTGAAGCAAGTGCCCCGAGCAAATAATCAATTGCGCTGGGTGCATCTACCTTGGGACTAAAATCAGCAGGTTGCCCAGCTTTAAACGTGTGGTTTCTGGAATGGACCTTTGCGGTTAAAGATTTCTCACCTTGAACACGTACATTCCATTTGTACCCTTTTGCAGCCTCGAGATCCGATACTAATTCTTCCTGTTGGGAGCCTTTCCGAATAAAATATCGTGTTGTGTTGTCTCCCTGTTCAGATCCGAGAAATGCATGGTCAACCATCCGGCACCACGCAGGCAGGTCCTCCGCAACCGTCCGCTCCCGGCTGCGGACTTCCAGCACTTCTGCATTTTCTAAGGGATCCATCGCCTTTTTGATGATTAACAATAGACCTGAACCACAATCCAAATCTCCGCCATCGCAAACCGCTTTTGGATTCTCCATAACATCACCTTTTTTCCTTGTTACCTTTTACACTAACGACTGCGGCAACAAAGCCTTTTTTCGTCGCTCCTCATTATCTCCGAACTCTACTAATAAGTTATAGAAGCAGCACCCAAGCTCAAGAATTCAACGACTTTTGCCCCGCCAACAATAGTAGCTCCTTCAAGTAAATCCTCTTCAGTAAAATTACGCTTTTTGAAACATGGACTGCATACCCAAATAACTCCGCCTG is drawn from Bacillus sp. FJAT-18017 and contains these coding sequences:
- a CDS encoding cobalamin-independent methionine synthase II family protein, whose product is MVLPKFPVTVIGSWPRSKEVQRALRDKRAGRITDEEFQTVANQAVLQCLKWQEEAGVDIVSDGEQRRDNYISFVAEHLNNVRMLSVSELLDYVEDKSSFEEILGTLDVPAFSMSNPAATGKISRKKPLALDDFLFLKQHTDKAVKVTLPGPYLLTRSMWIEGLSTDAYPTKEDLSKDIVSVLREELEDLIAAGVQFVQFDEPVLTEVVFTKKNANRTFMCGALTAKADAEEELAFALELINKVTNGMLGRGTTIGVHICRGNWSTQDEILLRGPYFPLIPYLEKANVDQLALEYATPRAGEIDAIRNIGGKTLGFGVINPRTVDVESADDIVARVEEIRAIVPDDKIFLNPDCGFGTFAQRPMNSDEVAFEKLKAMAEAAKKLREMASV
- a CDS encoding sulfurtransferase TusA family protein, giving the protein MENPKAVCDGGDLDCGSGLLLIIKKAMDPLENAEVLEVRSRERTVAEDLPAWCRMVDHAFLGSEQGDNTTRYFIRKGSQQEELVSDLEAAKGYKWNVRVQGEKSLTAKVHSRNHTFKAGQPADFSPKVDAPSAIDYLLGALASDLAVGFKAQASRRNIEIDQLEVSIKAGLGNVLFHLELEDGGSPAIQEISGTFYVSSPKLEEELERLWETTLERSPIYQTLTQSININIQFKIVY